A window of Clostridium sp. 'White wine YQ' contains these coding sequences:
- a CDS encoding CotS family spore coat protein, translating into MRLETLKDLLIESYGIDVDEIENKKNIYLIKSGDKEYSLKTIKYDYPHFYFILSAILHLKNRGFENIPDIIDTLKGKKYIAFDNKFCYLSPWITSRESNYDNVIELMQVTKKLAELHLSSQGFSLNRRMRPRIYWFRWIDNFQTRENEILDFKKRISQKVYKSEFDKLYLSIMEDELKQIEETIIDLKKYNYFDRMNKEVFKRGFCHHDYAHHNVLVTGSRELYVIDFDYCILDSSLHDLSSLIIRSMKNGKWDNKKAIEILENYNSINRLFKDDNKIIGTFIKFPQQFWQLGIQYYWEQQPWGEEFFVDKLKKYIEDREEKEEFIKEFTNSRVRL; encoded by the coding sequence TTGAGGTTAGAGACTTTAAAAGATTTATTGATTGAGAGTTATGGAATAGATGTAGATGAAATTGAAAATAAAAAGAATATTTATTTAATTAAATCTGGGGATAAGGAGTATAGTTTAAAAACAATAAAATATGATTATCCTCATTTTTATTTTATTCTATCAGCAATTCTTCATCTGAAAAATAGAGGATTTGAAAATATACCAGATATTATAGATACACTTAAAGGTAAAAAATATATAGCCTTTGATAATAAGTTTTGTTATCTTTCTCCTTGGATAACTTCTAGGGAAAGTAATTATGACAATGTAATTGAATTGATGCAAGTAACTAAAAAATTAGCTGAACTTCACTTATCAAGTCAAGGGTTTAGTTTAAACAGAAGAATGAGACCGAGAATATATTGGTTTAGATGGATAGATAATTTTCAAACTAGAGAAAATGAGATACTTGATTTCAAGAAGAGAATAAGTCAAAAAGTGTATAAGAGTGAATTTGACAAGCTTTATCTAAGTATAATGGAAGATGAATTAAAACAAATAGAAGAAACAATTATAGATTTAAAAAAATATAATTATTTTGACAGAATGAATAAAGAAGTCTTTAAGAGAGGATTCTGTCATCATGATTATGCACATCACAATGTACTAGTAACGGGGAGTAGAGAACTGTATGTAATAGACTTTGATTATTGTATTCTTGATAGTTCATTACATGATCTATCATCCCTTATTATTAGATCTATGAAAAATGGAAAATGGGATAATAAAAAAGCAATAGAAATATTAGAGAACTATAATTCCATAAATAGATTATTTAAGGATGATAATAAAATAATAGGAACATTTATTAAATTTCCGCAACAATTCTGGCAATTAGGAATACAGTATTATTGGGAACAACAACCTTGGGGAGAAGAATTTTTTGTTGATAAATTAAAAAAGTATATTGAAGATAGAGAGGAAAAAGAGGAGTTTATTAAAGAATTTACAAATTCAAGAGTTAGACTTTAG
- a CDS encoding CotS family spore coat protein, which produces MNKLRYADEKYLCEYDLDVELFKKFDLRVEDLVPLRSVYLLITDKGKRILKKIENTEDIKFITTSLDYIREGFSDILNFVKAGDGNYYVKWNDGIYCVMELIEGRECCCANPLDVNMAATALAKYHNASLGLLNHLRNIDTLDVKNNLFKMPDYFRKAREELKNIEDMVITFKNKNEFDELFLSTINEQIANIDKAIVGISGPEYLKSCNDESKIVLCHNDLAYHNIILAKEKAYFIDFEYSLIDIRVHDLCNFIIKSIKNFGYDLDKCNEIIRSYESINKLDKEELNVLYSMMIFPNDYYNLVSNYYYKKKKWSYEAFLSKFKGKAVEEADKKEFLDLFKSKYL; this is translated from the coding sequence ATGAACAAACTTAGATATGCTGATGAAAAATATCTCTGTGAATATGATTTAGATGTTGAACTGTTTAAAAAATTTGATTTAAGGGTTGAAGATTTAGTACCTTTGAGAAGTGTATATTTACTAATTACAGATAAAGGCAAAAGAATATTGAAGAAAATAGAAAATACAGAAGATATAAAATTTATTACAACTTCACTAGATTATATTAGAGAAGGGTTTTCAGATATACTTAACTTTGTAAAAGCTGGGGATGGAAATTACTATGTGAAATGGAATGATGGTATATACTGTGTTATGGAATTGATTGAAGGCAGGGAATGTTGCTGTGCTAATCCACTAGATGTAAATATGGCGGCTACAGCTTTAGCTAAATATCATAATGCATCCTTGGGATTGTTAAATCATTTAAGGAATATAGATACTTTAGATGTAAAAAATAATTTATTCAAGATGCCTGATTATTTTAGGAAAGCTAGAGAAGAACTAAAAAATATAGAAGATATGGTTATTACCTTTAAAAACAAGAATGAATTTGATGAATTATTTCTATCCACAATTAATGAGCAAATAGCCAATATTGATAAAGCTATAGTGGGAATTAGTGGTCCAGAATATTTGAAATCATGTAATGACGAAAGTAAGATAGTCTTATGTCATAATGATTTGGCGTATCACAATATAATCTTAGCTAAAGAAAAAGCTTATTTTATTGATTTTGAATATTCACTTATTGATATTAGAGTTCATGACTTATGTAATTTTATAATTAAATCTATTAAAAATTTTGGATATGATTTAGATAAATGTAATGAGATAATTAGAAGTTATGAATCTATTAATAAGTTAGATAAGGAAGAACTTAATGTGCTTTATTCAATGATGATATTTCCAAATGATTATTATAATTTAGTTTCAAATTATTATTACAAAAAAAAGAAATGGAGTTATGAAGCTTTCCTCTCAAAGTTTAAAGGAAAAGCAGTTGAAGAAGCAGATAAAAAAGAGTTCTTAGATTTATTTAAAAGCAAATATTTATAA